In [Phormidium] sp. ETS-05, the genomic window GGAGGAACCTTCCCCACTCACACCAGCTCGCCACTCAAACTGCATTTCCAAATCCCCCACATACCCGTCCTGATGCGGCTTCTTGGCGCAGACATACACCCTTTCCACCCCCGCCGCTGCTCCCAACGTCGCCAAAGCCTTTTTCACGGCTTCATAGCTCCGCTGCTCCACTAGCAGGTAATTCATCGCCTCTGCCACACCCTGTAACAAACTATCCCGTCGTTGCAGTTGCGCCTCAGCTACCTTGCGCTGGGTAATATCCACCACCGTCCCTTCATAGCAGAGCAACGCGCCATTACTATCCTTAATGGCGCGGGCGTTCTCAGAAATCCAGATTTTTGTCCCATCTTTCTGATATATCTGGGACTCAAACCCCCACACCGCATCCGTTTCTTGGAGCAATTGCTGGAACTGGGCACGTCGCGACGGCTCCACATAGAGCTGGTGTTGGATATCTTGTAGTTCTGCCATCAGCGCCTCGGGAGTGGCATAACCATAGATGCGGGCGAGCATGGGGTTGGCGTTGAGGTAACGACCGTCAGGGGTGGTTTGGAAAATCCCCTCTACAGAGTTTTCAAAAATGCTGCGGTATTTTTGCTCGGCTTCACGTAAGGCAGCTTCTACTTTCTTCAGTTTAATCAGGGCACCGAGTTGAGTAGAAATAGCCAAGACGATATCTACTACGCGATTGAGAAACCGGGTTTCTGAGGCGTCGCAGAAACCTGGTTTCTCAAACGAGGTGCCTGTAAGAAGATGAGATACCTCCTCCAGAAACCCGGTTTCTACAGAGAGATTTCTGGTTTGAGAAACCGGGTTTCTCAAAGAGCTTTTGAAGAATACCAGCACTGCCAGAACCTGTTCGCCTTCGAGGATGGGTACGGCTAAGGCAGCTTTGATCCCGGCTGTTTTGGCCAGTTCGGCGCGGTGGAATATTTCTGGTGATAGCTGGGAAACATCCTGGTGCCACTCCGGCTGTTTGGAAACCCACACCCGACCGGGAATCCCTTGGTTTGGCAGAAATGTCCAGGACAATATCTTGTTTTTGAAATTTTCCAGGATGGGATTTTCACCCCGGTAGCTGGCGGCGATACAACGCAAGTGCCCCCCATCGGCGCTGGGTAGCCATACTTCTCCATAGTCCCAGTCCGTTGCTTCACACACCCGCTCCATCGCTGTGGCGATGCAGGTGTGAAAATCCTTGGCGGCGGCGATATCTTGGGTAATCGTGGCGAGTAATCTTGCTTCTACTTGTGCTTCTTGATTCTGGGGCTGCTGTAGCAGGCATATCACCAGGTTCGGTTTATCCGGGGTGGATAGCTTCAGAATTTTGGCTTTCAGTTTCTGCACCGAGCTGCCTTTGGAGTATCCCGGCTGAGAACGGATCGGGTGAGATACCTTTTCTACCCATAATTCCCCTTCTACCGGCTCTCTCGTCTGGACCCCGTGATAAAGATGCACCCACAGTTGGCCCGCGATCGCTTTGGGCAGGCACTCTCGCAGCAGCAATCCCTTTACCTCCGGGGTGCGACAGATGAGCATTTCTTTGGCCGCTCGATTGGCAGCGATGAACCGAAAGTTTGTCTCCCCAGTTAATCCACTACCGCTAGTTTCCACTGCCAACAGACAAATGCCGTCTGAGCCCTGCTCTAAGATTGACCATAGGGCTACAACCTCTGGGTCGAGTTTGTCGGCAGGGTTCTTGGTAGCGCAGTCCTCTGAACTGCGATTCCAGGTTGAGCGGATTGGGAGGGACATAGGCTGCTGTGGGCTATGCTGGCGCAATTATTGTGTTCTTAATCGCTTCTTAAACAATTTAGTCTATATTAGCCCAGCCATTCTGCATCCTATGACACAGAAATTTAGTTATAATTCAGCTTTGATATTTTTTATCTAAATTTAAATCTGTATATGGTCATTGGTCATTTGTAGGGCTTTCCGTAGGGTGGGCATTCCCCCAGCCCGTAGGGTGGGCATTGCCTACTAC contains:
- a CDS encoding diguanylate cyclase domain-containing protein, with translation MSLPIRSTWNRSSEDCATKNPADKLDPEVVALWSILEQGSDGICLLAVETSGSGLTGETNFRFIAANRAAKEMLICRTPEVKGLLLRECLPKAIAGQLWVHLYHGVQTREPVEGELWVEKVSHPIRSQPGYSKGSSVQKLKAKILKLSTPDKPNLVICLLQQPQNQEAQVEARLLATITQDIAAAKDFHTCIATAMERVCEATDWDYGEVWLPSADGGHLRCIAASYRGENPILENFKNKILSWTFLPNQGIPGRVWVSKQPEWHQDVSQLSPEIFHRAELAKTAGIKAALAVPILEGEQVLAVLVFFKSSLRNPVSQTRNLSVETGFLEEVSHLLTGTSFEKPGFCDASETRFLNRVVDIVLAISTQLGALIKLKKVEAALREAEQKYRSIFENSVEGIFQTTPDGRYLNANPMLARIYGYATPEALMAELQDIQHQLYVEPSRRAQFQQLLQETDAVWGFESQIYQKDGTKIWISENARAIKDSNGALLCYEGTVVDITQRKVAEAQLQRRDSLLQGVAEAMNYLLVEQRSYEAVKKALATLGAAAGVERVYVCAKKPHQDGYVGDLEMQFEWRAGVSGEGSSSRTTMFLEPETGAKSGVTLNHRLYSALVKGSPVIFRREQAEKRFQESYREDLSVLMVPMMVNGSLMGYVGFEARNLSADFCATIEPTETLLATESEAEELSMEISSTGGYSASGWSKSEESILGAIANSIGAALDRYHQEQAIRHQAYHDALTGLPNRQQLEECLPPALENARATGEKVAVMFLDLDRFKLVNDSLGHAIGDRLLQEAAHRLRRSLRDKDTIVRWGGDEFIIILEGILTHEDATHIANRILEVLRPALMIEGHELYISGSLGIALYPDDGKDAQTLMKNADLALYRVKEKGRDNYQLYTAVMSLQPSELLTLTSELHMALEGQEFSVSHQPQINVDTGEITGMEAQLH